A window of the Enoplosus armatus isolate fEnoArm2 chromosome 5, fEnoArm2.hap1, whole genome shotgun sequence genome harbors these coding sequences:
- the dynll2a gene encoding dynein, light chain, LC8-type 2a, with amino-acid sequence MTDRKAVIKNADMSEDMQQDAVDCATQAMEKYNIEKDIAAYIKKEFDKKYNPTWHCIVGRNFGSYVTHETKHFIYFYLGQVAILLFKSG; translated from the exons ATGACTGACAGGAAAGCTGTGATCAAGAACGCAGACATGTCCGAGGACATGCAGCAGGACGCGGTGGACTGTGCCACGCAGGCCATGGAGAAGTACAACATAGAGAAGGACATCGCAGCCTACATCAAGAAG GAGTTTGACAAAAAGTATAACCCCACCTGGCACTGCATCGTCGGGAGGAACTTCGGCAGCTACGTCACCCACGAGACAAAGCATTTCATTTACTTCTACTTGGGCCAAGTGGCCATATTGCTCTTCAAGTCTGGCTGA
- the srsf1a gene encoding serine/arginine-rich splicing factor 1A, with protein MSGVVRGPAGNNDCRIYVGNLPPDIRTKDVEDVFYKYGTIRDIDLKNRRGGPPFAFIEFEDPRDADDAVYGRDGYDYDGYRLRVEFPRSGRGSRGGFGGIGGAPRGRYGPPSRRSEYRVIVSGLPQSGSWQDLKDHMREAGDVCYADVFRDGTGVVEFVRKEDMTYAVRKLDNTKFRSHEGETAYIRVKLDGPRSPSYGRSRSRSRGSRSRSRSRSPSRSRSNSRGRGRGSPRYSPRHSRSRSRS; from the exons ATGTCGGGTGTTGTGCGAGGCCCTGCTGGGAACAACGACTGCCGAATTTATGTGGGAAACCTTCCTCCTGATATTCGCACCAAAGACGTGGAGGACGTATTCTACAAATACGGGACTATTCGAGATATCGACCTGAAGAACCGGAGAGGAGGGCCGCCTTTCGCCTTCATTGAATTCGAAGACCCCAG GGACGCCGATGATGCAGTCTATGGACGTGATGGATATGACTACGACGGCTACAGACTGCGTGTGGAGTTTCCTCGGAGCGGCAGGGGCTCGAGAGGCGGCTTCGGTGGGATCGGTGGAGCTCCCAGAGGCAGATATGGGCCTCCGTCCAGACGCTCCGAGTACAGGGTCATTGTGTCGG GACTCCCTCAGAGCGGCAGCTGGCAGGACCTGAAGGACCACATGCGTGAAGCAGGCGACGTGTGCTACGCCGACGTTTTCAGAGATGGAACCGGAGTTGTAGAGTTTGTGCGCAAGGAAGACATGACCTATGCCGTTCGAAAGCTGGACAACACCAAATTCCGCTCTCATGAG GGAGAGACTGCTTACATTCGTGTGAAATTAGACGGTCCCCGCAGCCCAAGTTACGGAAGATCACGCTCCCGAAGCCGTGGCAGCCGGAGCAGGAGCCGCAGTCGCAGCCCCAGCCGCAGCCGCAGCAATTCCCGTGGTCGTGGCAGAGGATCGCCCCGCTACTCGCCTCGTCACAGCCGATCTCGCTCCCGTTCCTAA
- the LOC139285424 gene encoding ribosomal protein S6 kinase-related protein-like, with protein MGSDFSKNSKREGPAARHRLSHGFLSIAHRLGHSAVFSRPGGPDGRPLVPKLLLPPEDSSETLGAATISAFLPEFPQRKCPGRDHFQVLGFIAKGSCGPILKVKDVFKEKTYAVKVLPKSEVLKHRALQQSKEEVIIQRQLKHPFIHNLQDCWQTQRHLFIMCDYCGAGDLYTYWLLRSRFGEDEVRLFAAELGSALGFLHDLGIMHRDVKMENILLSDRGHLRLSDFGLSRRLKRGGRAFTICGTIQYMAPEVLSGGPYNHAADWWSLGVMLFSLVTGEFPVVAEADHRTMLNKVRDFPYVLPETFSSALILLLTELLCKSPANRLRNLECFKMQAFFRGTSFDSLILQKTPVEVILELRTHPDWAAKARRGLSLDYFDNFDCDQILHSPTTPTELSPALANVDLRPATEQTCKA; from the exons AGAGAGGGACCAGCTGCTCGGCATCGACTCAGTCATGGGTTCCTCTCCATCGCTCACAGACTCGGACACTCAGCTGTATTTTCCCGGCCTGGGGGACCGGACGGCAGACCTCTGGTCCCCAAACTCCTGCTGCCTCCAGAGGACAGCTCAGAGACGTTGGGCGCAGCTACCATCTCTGCCTTTCTGCCTGAGTTCCCACAGCGTAAATGTCCTGGACGAGACCATTTCCAG GTCCTGGGCTTCATAGCTAAAGGCTCATGTGGACCCATTCTGAAAGTGAAGGACGTCTTCAAAGAGAAGACATATGCTGTGAAG GTTCTACCAAAGTCAGAGGTGTTGAAGCACAGAGCGCTGCAGCAGTcaaaggaggaagtcatcaTTCAG CGGCAGCTCAAACACCCATTTATCCACAATCTGCAGGACTGCTGGCAGACGCAGCGCCACCTCTTCATTA TGTGCGACTACTGCGGCGCTGGAGACTTGTACACTTACTGGTTGCTGAGGAGCCGGTTTGGGGAGGACGAGGTCCGGCTCTTTGCAGCAGAGCTGGGCAGCGCGCTGG GATTCCTACATGACTTAGGGATCATGCATAGAGATGTTAAg ATGGAGAACATTCTTTTAAGTGATCGAG GTCACCTTCGTTTGTCTGATTTCGGACTCTCGCGGCGGCTGAAACGAGGAGGAAGAGCGTTCACAATTTGTGGGACAATCCAATACATGG CTCCTGAAGTTTTAAGCGGAGGTCCGTACAACCACGCTGCCGACTGGTGGTCCCTCGGCGTTATGTTGTTCTCACTGGTGACGGGAGAG TTCCCAGTAGTTGCAGAGGCGGACCACAGGACCATGTTGAACAAGGTCAGAGATTTTCCGTATGTCCTACCTGAGACcttcagctctgctctgatctTACTGCTCACTGAG CTTTTGTGCAAGAGTCCAGCGAACCGGCTTCGTAACCTGGAGTGTTTCAAGATGCAGGCCTTCTTCCGTGGCACTTCATTCGACTCTCTCATCCTTCAAAAGACGCCTGTTGAAGTCATCCTTGAGCTCAGGACTCATCCTGATTGGGCAGCCAAAGCAAGGAGAGGCCTCTCGTTGGACTACTTTGATAACTTTGACTGTGATCAAATCCTTCATTCTCCTACAACTCCCACTGAACTGTCTCCTGCTCTGGCCAACGTGGACCTGAGACCAGCTACAGAGCAGACTTGTAAAGCTTAA
- the aldoca gene encoding fructose-bisphosphate aldolase C-A — MTHQFPSLSEAQKRELHETALRIVSPGKGILAADESVGSMAKRLAQVGVENTEENRRQYRQILFSADDRVNGCIGGVIFFHETLYQHSDNGVAFVKMIRDRGILVGIKVDKGVVPLAGTSGETTTQGLDGLSERCAQYKKDGAAFAKWRCVLKISDTNPSKLAITENANVLARYSSICQQHGIVPIIEPEILPDGDHDLKRSQYITEKVLAAVYKAMSDHHVYLEGTLLKPNMVTAGHSCPTKYSPEEVAMATLTALRRTVPPAVTGVAFLSGGQSEEEASVHLNAINNCPLAKPWVLTFSFGRALQASALRAWRGHKENEKAATEQFIKRAEANSLACQGKYTGGDNYGEAGQRNYGSCHAY, encoded by the exons ATGACGCACCAGTTCCCTTCGCTCTCCGAGGCGCAAAAGAGGGAGCTCCATGAGACTGCTCTACGCATAGTTTCTCCAGGGAAGGGCATCCTCGCTGCAGATGAGTCTGTGG GCAGCATGGCTAAGCGGCTGGCCCAGGTCGGAGTGGAGAACACAGAGGAGAACCGCAGACAGTACCGGCAGATTCTCTTCAGTGCAGATGATCGCGTCAACGGCTGTATTGGAGGGGTCATCTTCTTCCACGAGACGCTGTACCAGCACTCTGATAACGGCGTAGCCTTTGTCAAAATGATCAGGGACAGGGGCATCCTGGTGGGCATCAAG GTTGACAAGGGTGTTGTCCCCCTGGCAGGAACCAGTGGAGAAACCACCACACAGG GTCTGGATGGACTGTCAGAGCGCTGTGCGCAGTATAAAAAGGATGGAGCCGCCTTTGCAAAGTGGCGCTGCGTGCTAAAAATCAGTGACACCAATCCGTCTAAACTGGCTATCACAGAAAATGCTAATGTTCTTGCACGCTACTCCAGTATCTGCCAGCAG CATGGCATCGTGCCCATCATAGAGCCAGAGATTTTGCCTGATGGAGATCATGACCTGAAACGCAGCCAGTACATCACTGAGAAG GTCCTGGCTGCAGTGTACAAGGCCATGTCGGACCACCACGTGTACCTGGAAGGCACTCTCCTCAAGCCCAACATGGTCACTGCTGGACACAGCTGCCCCACCAAGTACAGCCCAGAGgaggttgccatggcaactctCACCGCCTTGCGCCGCACTGTTCCCCCAGCGGTCACAG GAGTGGCTTTTCTCTCAGGCGgtcagagtgaagaggaggcATCTGTCCACCTCAATGCCATCAACAACTGCCCTCTGGCCAAACCCTGGGTCCTAACGTTCTCCTTTGGTCGAGCCCTGCAGGCGTCTGCTCTCAGAGCCTGGAGAGGACATAAAGAGAACGAGAAAGCCGCCACCGAGCAGTTCATCAAGAGAGCAGAG GCGAACAGTCTGGCATGCCAGGGGAAGTACACTGGAGGTGATAACTATGGCGAGGCCGGCCAGCGCAACTACGGTTCCTGTCATGCATACTGA